The Apodemus sylvaticus chromosome 18, mApoSyl1.1, whole genome shotgun sequence genome includes the window TTTTTGATCTCACAAAAAACACAAGTAATGCTCCTTCTTGGGGCTTATATTCGTTGTTAGAATAAATTCAATAGTTTTGtgaacttcagtctttgaaaataacagaatcaTCCAAGGGACTCTCTTggcaagtaaatgtgttttcttgaaagtcCAAACAAGTCCAAACAtgttcaaacacttcaaaatcttgcatgtaagatcatttcagtgtacacaaaggaagtacttcttcataaataaaaactacaatcattagaacagacactcttggcttacttaagtttcatttctacaccttttaggtatatggtctatatacattttctcatatatcctggtaagctaccattctccacgcagattaacatgaatttgaaagtttgaacaattactcctagtaaacataaaatacaaagaactgTAAAAGTGCCAGGAAATGCTCCTTTGATTTGAACTGCACACTATTGATTATATATGCTAAGAGCCGATGATCTGGAATGAATTGACTCTGTGTACAGCAAGTTTTAGGTAGGCTGTTtcgaagaaacagaaaaggaaccctcattcccagaggtccttttgcttacatgtatccatcctaatgtaataagtcccagtccttcttgaataaagaagagaTCCTCCTCATGCTTTGCACAGCAATAATCTGGGCCTCCTTCCTGGACAGGAATGAGGATATGGCTGATGTGATACTCCTCCccaacctgccaggagaaaacaacttgttacaactcttggaggtctcagacccattctctctcacacacaacagGCCCCAGACCAGAAAGTGCATGAATCTCATttttaatctcatttttctttctccctttgtggtttcaaattCTTGGCTACTCTTGTGCTTTGCTGAGATACAGttaaaaaggaacagatgttgagtaGAAATGTAGATGTCCAGCTTGACACCTCCTGGGCTTAGAGTCTTTCCAGTAGCAGGCAGTAGGATTGCTCAGGAGTCCAGAGATGCCTAGGAAACTAGTGCTCAAAAGCTTACCAGAGTAGATACTCAGACCAGGACCTAAAAGCCATTGATTTCTGGTTACAACTAGGCAACTTGTCTGTTTCCGGGACTTATGCCTGGCTacctgcatttctgctttctgtctgcatTCTTTTACCTGTAGGTAATATAGAACTCTGACGCTGAGGCTCATTTGAACTTGCAAGAAGATTCCAGCCTCAGTTTGCCAGTGCCTGGAATTTCTGGCACTAGCCCCCATCTAGAATGAACATTTCTATCTATAGCATTGAACCACGTTGTTCATTTCAAAAGACTCTCTAAAGCAACCAAATACAAAGTCATCCAATACAAGATGGCCAGCCTTGTCACCCATAGTTCCTCCTGGAAGGTGATGTGTATGGATAGAGACCCTAGATATGTTCCCTGAGAGTCATGTAAAGTCAAGGGGAAAACAACAGCCTCAAATCAGAAGTGTTTATATCTTTACCAGGGCTCCACATAGAACACCAcatgtctctatttttttcttggtgttcattCCTGCTGCAGTGAGGAATTTATCGCACAAATCATGAGGGAGGACCACCTGGCGCAGGCCTCTGCCCTTCTCAACTgtaatggaaaagagagaaaagtatgagGAGACAGGGCCTGGTATCCCTGAGGAGAACTCAAGCCTATCACCCTAGGAAAGTAATGCAAAGTCATTGAGATTCTTTTCTTCATCCCCCTCCTCATGATAGGCAGGGAGTTTTACTCCAAGCTCTGGTTACTGGTGTCTGGGAGAAGGGGCCATGGGCTTTACTGTCTGCTTAAGTGGATGGAGCAATATTTTTGGATGTGACTCTGAGCTGatataaaatttctctgtgaaaGTCTTCATTGGACAAAGTCATCTCCTTGGTTCTTCattcatatctccagattttttggcaTTTAGGCTCTGAAGTCTagacttgtattttcctgtgtccacCTGAATGTTGCCTTAGACCTTGACTCACAcaaatgacttacaatctgtgaCATCCTGGCATGCATTGAGTCAAACTACACTTATTCTATAGAATCCATCTtgaagaagccagctgtggttatgctcaatcatatggagcatttatgCTAGATCTGTGAGGCTGTGAATAAGTCCTTCAGGTAATAAGAGGATGCAGAgagcacaaatatatacacagttTCTTATCTCAGGGTCAGACTACCACAATCTGTCCACAATCTTGCAATGTTTAAGGACGAGGGAGACCCATGTGGTCTCTGAACTGGAGGGAAAGCTCAGAAATTTTTTAACAACATCTGACAGATACATATGGAAATattgctctgtctccacatgctGACAAGACAGTCAGGTTGTCAAGACAGATAAAAGCAGCACTCATCTCATGAGGTTCTGTTACCACAGCATAGCCAGCAGATCCATGGAAGCAGAAGACTGAGcacatggcaggagattcaggattccgtgtggggcccagtgttccagacttgaggcacctgtccagcacctctgccttaccttactggtgagcttcagtctcactcctgttttcctgacccagatgcaatttgaacaacttctacacaaggcttgtccaagtaAGAAAACGATGATGACTCACCTGGACATTCTAAGGTGCCAgtttctgcagcctccttggcagctggtgatgttgtttgagctgcttcatcacaggcttcctttgctgaaggcaccactgttgggctgaaagttccagttgttactgaataaggctgagcttcctttgatgaaatttTTGCTCCAGCGCCCCCCTCCCACCttgcttatttttcttgagaaccataccgttttagaaaaggaaaggaagcccattttgaaattcGTGTTCtggtcttccttttttcttccaagaatgatgccttcttggacagttcttcttcttccttcttcttctgtaggaaaggaaaaaaatttaggctactacttcaaattttggaagaaacgtcttttcagcccagatatgagcaaagtgtagttccgttaaagtctgacatttgagcctagggcctgtatccctggtgttttggaaaatccattcttctaccttactcttttcctgtttttaataaagttaggtctcagtcttcttagtatgccatgacattgtgtgtgtgtgtgtatgtgtgtgtgtgtgcatgttcatgtgtgttgattggattacagagggagccctttcattgactcacacttcaaagacactgcacaagacagtcctgggaTCAGACTGTGTAGATGTCtcacagtcctcctatatccatgcttctcctcacactgaccttttctgtcaagtaaacaagatgttcttcagtgtattcattaatcaggtctctcttcagctcctcagcccttacaaaaatctgttttgttgtctgcaatacaaaaccaaaatgtataattagaacagtgctaatgtcagaaaagagagaaagaaaagaagatggcaggggcagcagtatctcgtGCATGTCTTGAACGCAATTCCCAGCCATCCCCTCTATACAGAATTCCTGAAACAGCATTCCCCCCCCCTTCCttctagtgtcatcatctgtgtctttttggtgagcagctgtgttctgctttggagatttttggtcagccacattgagaatgaaaacctaccttgaggatatttgattttttataaatcttcagaatctctttgtactttttatctgccgggagcttttccacatagagtctaaaggaatagagcagagagactaaactgtgcagagaaattaaaatgtctaaatgagtccctaAGGAATCTTGGACTCTGTAGTCACTGCTTTAGAATTTACTGGTATTTAATAAGgcacaccctgagatcccacatcaATTTCCATGACTTAGACTGgagaaaaactatcaaaattcttccatgatactggcacattcagcaaacattagttgtcaataagcatagttaaagtgatacagtgccagttggtcatttcaacacccaggaggcaccagatagacccacaatccttgaggaaacaggttgtactcctggacttcatactaggaaataaacacagtggtctgagtctttcattcccaatattaatctttgctgacatagcacttttgtttattgcttcctgggagtgtaccaccttacctcagacatcactaggtaatgagaggagatactgagggtgctcagttctaggtggtgatgttccctgggtacctagtctcatgatgcactgaaagatgctaggaaactgcttcaacccttatgtctgtccaagattcaagattcactgccttgtcaaaaactcttcttgagaagaggatatgaccagaaactcagtctgggaagctgatgtatgggagaacttgtgactttttggtaagagagatttgttattggagaagggaagaaatgagagtagattttttatgatctcaagagaatgccttcattttacgggaaaccaccagtggaaaaccaagagaaaccctgttgtagtatttgtacaacaaagggaatgcaaactgtggtacctcaactcatctgtaaatctaagctctctagttgtggaacagtaattgatgtacctactaaacattcagtcttctgaagatcaatgaaatcatgttcagaaaacccctccctatactatatatatatatatatatatatatatatatatatatatatatatatatatatatacactatatctccttatattctgtttaacaaaatttaaggccaactaggattggtgagacttttccatcttccccttactaaagtcaaagcacccttgtcactgaggctgtaagaactatttcatggtgacagctttacaatctatttttcactcttcttATGCAATACAATGAATAGTTTGGAGAAATCCATACGGATGGTTAACTACACTGAAGCTaggtagtcaacaatcctctggtgactatGAAGCTACAagaatgcctacctctctcctatagaactcaataagcatggccacccatcagagacaaatctgtttacatcaggggagatttgaaaatcaaaaatagctctcagttcagatacacactgattttcagccctcttttcttccactatgagctggaccttgtgtgccattatatttccttatttataacaccaccacctttgttcctcatatctttgaatcacaagaaaaagtctgtgtgggcagttccagaaatctgatgaaaagatcacatcctcaagttctatagctgtcaacaaagaagaaaaccctgaatAAAACAGCAGAGTGAGCAAAAAAACGAGTtccagagaaggaggagaaactgcaggttctcacgtgaggtacttgtggtagagcacaaaggctgcttccttttgtccacattgatcaaggtcagctgccattttataGAAGTTTTTGCTCAGGCTCATATAAAATGCCAATGAAACATTCttgtttatttcaatgttctgcccaagagcacttaacagttggaaccgctcttggggaagaagagtggcattatcatgcctggcgatgttctaagacaaaaaagaaaagacaggaaacatcaaaacactttgtctgGCATGCTGGTATTTCAGCTCTCTAGCACATTCATGCCTTtgcccacaggcacacacacacacacacacacacacacacatacacacacacatacacacatacacacatatacacacacacaattgtgtgtgtatatctgtgtcagattcacaaacctctctccctgaagaaattagagtgaatagaacacccctTATGTCAATTCAGTTTCatacatttagtgaataatcCCACCTTGGGATTTCCTATTATGCTAGTAAAATGGTAGATTTGGGATGCCTGTTCCCATTGAAAAACATattgcaaaggagctctgagggaatgttcaacttaagAAGCCCGCTTACAAATAggttatttattgaaatcaggaccagaagacttcacatagctgtgagtggttttgtacacataggagggttatgcatttgcatgatcatgaggaatgaaaactaaattcctgatggttttttttttttggagatttttattctataagcaattgtttgctatttgtttgcaaacatttttggcgtgaatggtttttttttaatttattgatatatttatttacatttcaaatgatttccccttttctggacccccactccccaaaagtcccatcagtccccttccctccccctgttttcccacccaacccttcccagctccctgttcttattttgctctatactacttcactgagtcttttcagaacaaggggccactgagtcttttcagaacaaggggccactcctccgttcttcttgtacctcatttgatgtgtggattatgttttgggtattccagttttctaggttaatatccacttattagtgagtgcataccatgattcatcttttgagtctgggttacctcacttattatgatgttctccagctccatccatttgcgtaagaatttcatgaattcattgtttctaatggctgaatagtactccattgtgtagatataccacattctttgcatccactcttctgttgagggatacctgggtactttccaacttctggcaattataaatagggctgctatgaacatagtggaacatgtatccttattacatgctggagaatcttttgggtatatgcccaggagtggtatagcaggatcttctggaagtgaggtgcccagttttcggaggaaccgccagactgatttccagagtggttgtagcaatttgcaaccccaccagcagtggaggagtgttcctctttctccacatcctccccaacaacTGCTGTCCcgtgaacttttaatcttagccattctgactggtgtaaggtgcaatctcagggttgttttgatttgcatttccctaatgactaatgaagttgagcattttttaagatgtttctctgccatccgaagttcttcaggtgagaattctttgtttaactctgtaccccattttttaatagggttgtttggttttctggagtctaacttcttgagttctttatatatattggatattagccctctatctaatgtaggatttgtgaagatcttttcccaatttgttggttgccgatttgtccttttgatggtgtcctttgccttacagaaactttgtaattttatgaggtcctatttgtcaattcttgatcttagagcatatgctattggtgttctgttcagaaactttctccctgtaccgatgtcctcaagggtcttccccagtttcttttctattagcttcagagtatctggctttatgtggaggtccttgatccatttggatttgagcttagtacaaggagacaaggatggatcaattcgctttcttctgaatgctgacctccagttgaaccagcaccatttgttgaaaaggctatcttttttccattggatgttttcagctcctttgtcgaggatcaagtggccataggtgtgtgggttcatttctggatcttcaatcctgttccattgatctgcctgcctgtcactgtaccaataccatgcagtttttaacactattgctctgtagtattgcttgaggtcagggatactgattcccccagaatttcttttgttgctgagaatagttttacctatcctggctttttttgttattccagatgaatttgataattgctctttctaactctgtgaagaattgagttgggattttgatgggtattgcactgaatctgtatattgcttttggcaaaatggccattttaactatattgatcctgccgatccatgagcataggaggttttcccattttttgaggtcttcttccatttccttcttcagagtcttgaagttcttgtcatacagatctttcacatgttaggtaagagtcaccccaaggtactttatacagtttgtggctattgtgaagggggtcatttccctaatttctttctcaacctgcttatcctttgagtataggaaggccactgatttgcttgagttgagtttataacctgccactttgctgaagttgtttatcaaggagttctctagtggagttttttgggtcacttaggtagactatctcaGACTCTT containing:
- the LOC127668498 gene encoding STAM-binding protein-like, producing MVLKKNKQVEKGRGLRQVVLPHDLCDKFLTAAGMNTKKKIETCGVLCGALVGEEYHISHILIPVQEGGPDYCCAKHEEDLFFIQEGLGLITLGWIHTHPTQTAFLSSVDVHTHFAYQTMLPESIAVVCAPKYKQIGIFTLTPTGLQEISDCPRRGFHAHRQDTALFCYL